A genomic window from Glaciihabitans sp. INWT7 includes:
- a CDS encoding HAD family phosphatase, whose product MPASQPESASARPIVAFFDVDNTLLHGASAYHVSRAAWKRGHVGVRDLLSFGWHQLRFVTVGENVKHFASAQERALGLAKGLPADELTTLADDVYEREIESRLWPETVELAREHIRKGHEVWLITAAPVDIAAVIARRLGLTGALGTMLRAQDGKLTGEFDGPVLHGARKAIAAEELATSLGADLADCWAYSDSRNDIPLLELVGNRIVVNPDAALAAHARTHDWPIMRLDPASIRAAVRRVRREGRAVRAENTKRQAG is encoded by the coding sequence ATGCCAGCCTCACAGCCCGAATCGGCGTCCGCGCGCCCGATCGTCGCGTTCTTCGACGTCGACAACACCCTGCTGCACGGCGCCAGCGCGTATCACGTGAGCCGCGCCGCCTGGAAGCGCGGCCATGTCGGCGTGCGCGACCTGCTCAGTTTTGGATGGCACCAGCTGCGATTCGTGACGGTCGGCGAGAACGTCAAGCACTTCGCCAGCGCGCAGGAACGTGCCCTGGGGCTAGCGAAGGGGCTTCCCGCCGACGAACTCACCACGCTTGCCGACGATGTGTACGAGCGTGAGATCGAGTCGCGGCTCTGGCCGGAGACGGTCGAACTCGCCCGTGAGCATATCCGCAAAGGACACGAGGTGTGGCTGATCACCGCCGCGCCCGTCGACATCGCTGCGGTGATCGCCCGTCGGCTCGGCCTCACCGGCGCCCTCGGGACGATGCTGAGGGCCCAGGATGGCAAACTCACCGGCGAATTCGATGGTCCGGTGCTGCACGGCGCCCGCAAGGCGATCGCGGCCGAGGAACTCGCGACGTCGCTCGGAGCGGATCTGGCGGACTGCTGGGCCTATTCGGATTCCCGCAACGACATCCCCCTGCTCGAGCTGGTGGGCAATCGCATAGTCGTGAACCCGGATGCCGCGCTCGCCGCACACGCGCGCACCCACGACTGGCCGATCATGCGCCTCGACCCCGCGAGCATCCGTGCCGCAGTGCGTCGGGTTCGTCGCGAGGGCCGCGCCGTGCGCGCGGAAAACACAAAGCGCCAAGCCGGATAG
- a CDS encoding glutaredoxin family protein, with amino-acid sequence MSTAAITLIGKPGCHLCDVARETIGTVIGQLEADASAPLITLEELSIFDDEALLDRYADEIPVVLINGRVHNIWRVDPERLRAALLEV; translated from the coding sequence GTGTCCACGGCAGCCATCACCCTCATCGGTAAACCGGGCTGTCACCTGTGCGATGTCGCTCGCGAGACGATCGGCACCGTCATCGGGCAACTCGAGGCTGACGCCTCTGCTCCCCTCATCACCCTGGAGGAGCTGTCGATCTTCGATGACGAGGCGCTGCTCGATCGCTATGCGGACGAGATCCCCGTCGTGTTGATCAACGGGCGCGTTCACAACATCTGGCGCGTGGATCCCGAGCGGTTGCGCGCCGCCCTACTGGAGGTCTAG
- a CDS encoding Dabb family protein, with protein MLKHVVSWKVADAASPEGQEKIASIVAGLESLVGVVPSIRALSVGPTVVTSPDHWDLALIVDFDDEVGLEAYQVHPEHQKVGAFIRSQITAQASVDFLV; from the coding sequence ATGCTCAAACACGTCGTGTCCTGGAAGGTCGCGGATGCCGCGAGCCCCGAAGGCCAGGAGAAGATCGCCTCGATCGTCGCGGGCCTCGAGTCGCTCGTGGGGGTTGTGCCGTCGATCCGCGCGCTGAGCGTGGGGCCGACGGTGGTGACCAGCCCCGACCACTGGGATCTCGCCCTCATCGTGGACTTCGACGACGAGGTGGGCCTGGAGGCCTACCAGGTGCACCCGGAGCACCAGAAGGTCGGAGCCTTCATCCGCTCCCAGATCACGGCGCAGGCCTCTGTCGATTTCCTGGTCTGA
- a CDS encoding YegP family protein, producing the protein MAGKFELYTDKGGEYRFRLKAGNGEVIALSSEGYTSKAGAKNGIESIKKNAADAPVVEIE; encoded by the coding sequence ATGGCTGGAAAGTTCGAGCTCTACACCGACAAGGGCGGCGAATACCGTTTCCGCCTCAAGGCCGGCAACGGAGAGGTCATCGCGCTGTCCTCGGAGGGCTACACCTCCAAGGCCGGCGCGAAGAACGGCATCGAGTCGATCAAGAAGAACGCGGCAGACGCCCCGGTCGTCGAGATCGAGTAA
- a CDS encoding histidine phosphatase family protein, with protein sequence MAASLIHLVRHGEVYNPEGILYGRLPGYHLSELGQRMATAAAGQLAGHPIAALYASPLQRAQESAAPWAERFGLDIVTDERLIEPTNRFEGKKFEFGPAVLTKPSMWRWVINPWKPSWGEPYVSVIDRMMSAIGDAWDDADGGEVVMVSHQMPIVMVQRFVARKRPFHDPRERRCHLSSITTLRKEGDSFVEVGYQDPAAELLAGSTDTGAV encoded by the coding sequence GTGGCTGCATCCCTGATCCACCTCGTCCGGCACGGAGAGGTCTATAACCCGGAGGGCATCCTTTATGGGCGGCTGCCGGGCTACCACCTTTCGGAGCTCGGGCAGCGGATGGCGACGGCCGCAGCAGGACAGCTGGCCGGTCATCCGATCGCGGCGCTCTACGCCAGTCCGCTGCAGCGCGCGCAGGAATCCGCGGCGCCGTGGGCAGAGCGGTTCGGCCTCGACATCGTGACCGACGAGCGCCTGATCGAGCCGACCAACCGGTTCGAGGGCAAGAAGTTCGAGTTCGGCCCGGCGGTGCTCACCAAGCCGAGCATGTGGCGTTGGGTGATCAACCCCTGGAAGCCCAGCTGGGGCGAGCCCTACGTGAGCGTCATCGATCGGATGATGTCCGCGATCGGCGATGCGTGGGATGACGCGGACGGCGGCGAGGTCGTGATGGTGAGCCATCAGATGCCCATCGTGATGGTGCAGCGATTCGTCGCCCGGAAGCGGCCGTTCCACGACCCACGCGAACGACGCTGTCACCTGTCGAGCATCACGACGCTGCGCAAAGAGGGCGACTCCTTCGTCGAGGTGGGCTATCAGGACCCCGCGGCCGAGCTGTTGGCCGGATCGACAGACACGGGTGCGGTGTGA
- a CDS encoding TlpA disulfide reductase family protein, with protein MRARIPVVVALVVAALALSGCSSDSLAKDYGNGGANYTDDSGLPVQIPAAKRTTPIDFTGTTVDGKTLTVSDDRAPVTVVNFWYANCAPCRAEAPFLQGLYEKYQSDGVKFIGVNIFDQSPGALSFEKTYKITYPSVMDVDSGAARIAFAGAVAPTATPTTFVLDAKGRIAARIVGQLESQSILNTLISDTLAESK; from the coding sequence GTGAGAGCGCGCATCCCGGTGGTCGTGGCGCTCGTGGTCGCAGCCCTCGCTCTCAGCGGCTGCAGCTCCGACTCGCTCGCGAAGGACTACGGCAACGGTGGCGCAAACTACACTGACGACTCCGGGTTGCCCGTGCAGATCCCCGCCGCCAAACGCACGACACCGATCGACTTCACCGGCACCACCGTCGACGGCAAGACGCTCACCGTCTCCGATGACCGCGCCCCGGTTACCGTCGTCAACTTCTGGTACGCGAACTGCGCGCCGTGCCGGGCAGAGGCCCCTTTCCTGCAGGGGCTGTACGAGAAGTACCAGTCGGACGGCGTCAAGTTCATCGGCGTGAACATCTTCGACCAGTCGCCGGGCGCCCTCTCGTTCGAGAAGACCTACAAGATCACCTATCCCTCGGTGATGGATGTCGACAGCGGCGCCGCACGGATCGCCTTCGCCGGTGCCGTCGCCCCTACCGCCACCCCCACGACCTTCGTGCTGGATGCCAAGGGTCGCATCGCCGCCCGCATCGTCGGCCAGCTCGAGTCCCAGTCGATCCTCAACACCCTCATCTCCGACACGCTCGCCGAGAGCAAGTAG
- a CDS encoding cytochrome c biogenesis CcdA family protein → MDIRDLILEGNLGLALPIALLAGLVAFASPCVLPLLPGYLAYIGGFAGSAEKNVHGARQRGRLLLGVALFVLGFSVVFITLNLIAAAAGALLIPWLGLITRIAGVFLILMGLVFVGQFTFLQREFKPRWRTTTGLAGAPLLGIVFGLGWVPCIGPTLAAVLSFSMGSGNAWRGVLLGVVYCLGLGIPFLLVALGLDWVTGSVAWLKRHIRVINIIGGSLLILIGLLMVSGLWQIIVNQLQGVIVGNYESPL, encoded by the coding sequence GTGGACATCAGGGATCTGATTCTGGAGGGCAACCTCGGATTGGCGCTGCCCATCGCGCTGCTGGCCGGGCTCGTCGCCTTCGCCTCTCCGTGCGTTCTTCCGCTTCTGCCGGGCTACCTCGCCTACATCGGGGGATTCGCCGGCAGCGCGGAGAAGAACGTGCATGGCGCGCGGCAGCGCGGGCGCCTCCTGCTCGGCGTGGCGCTGTTCGTGCTCGGATTCAGCGTCGTCTTCATCACCCTCAACCTGATCGCGGCTGCCGCCGGGGCGCTGTTGATCCCCTGGCTCGGACTCATCACCCGCATCGCCGGGGTCTTCCTCATCCTGATGGGGCTCGTCTTCGTGGGGCAGTTCACCTTCCTCCAGCGTGAGTTCAAGCCCCGGTGGCGCACCACCACCGGACTCGCCGGCGCTCCACTGCTCGGTATCGTCTTCGGCCTCGGCTGGGTGCCGTGCATCGGACCGACCCTGGCCGCGGTGCTCTCGTTCAGCATGGGGAGCGGCAACGCTTGGCGCGGGGTGCTCCTCGGCGTCGTCTACTGCCTCGGCCTCGGCATCCCCTTCCTGCTCGTGGCGCTCGGCCTCGACTGGGTGACCGGCTCGGTGGCTTGGCTCAAGCGCCACATCCGTGTGATCAACATCATCGGCGGATCGCTGCTCATCCTGATCGGACTGCTCATGGTCTCCGGTCTGTGGCAGATCATCGTCAACCAGCTGCAGGGGGTGATCGTCGGAAATTATGAGTCGCCCCTCTGA
- a CDS encoding cytochrome c biogenesis protein ResB yields MSRPSDHIDSPAPAPRDGITQPKLGPIGYIRFFWRQLTSMRTALFLLLLLAIAAVPGSVFPQRSSDPNGVTQYFSNNPSAAPVLDKLQLFDVYTSAWFSAIYLLLFISLIGCVIPRTIHHAKALASPPPKTPARLERLGAFSAFEIEPDATGPTLTAASAVDSGRAVLRKAGYRVKLFDGRGPDGPEFSASAERGYLRETGNLVFHISLIGILLAVGVGGGVGYTGQKVLVVGQAFANVRLTFDSFTKGRFFSDSDLQPYRLRLDKFAVKYEEQNDNALGQPIDYTADVTTFDSAGKPTKAVVKVNDPLRLGGNDIYLLGNGYAPWITVKNPAGKVVYSEPVPFLAQDANLTSLGIIKVPDGLASQLGMRAFFYPTAAESSDGVLGSVYPDLRNPVLSLVVFKGDLGINKGVPKSVFVLDTDKMTPLAGPGTADGTSALRLKPGETAKIPGGLGSITFENKAPASDKADLSKSVQRFVSFDVHRDPTQGWVLFFAICVLAGLLTSLFIPRRRLWIKVIELSGGRMRIEYAGLARGEDPTLEAAVTAIAQRHSQQLGLRLDP; encoded by the coding sequence ATGAGTCGCCCCTCTGATCACATCGATTCCCCTGCCCCCGCCCCCCGCGACGGCATCACCCAGCCGAAGCTCGGCCCGATCGGGTACATCCGCTTCTTCTGGCGGCAGCTCACGAGCATGCGAACCGCGCTCTTCCTGCTGTTGCTGCTGGCGATCGCCGCGGTGCCCGGATCCGTCTTCCCCCAGCGCAGCTCCGACCCCAACGGGGTGACGCAGTACTTCAGCAACAACCCCTCGGCAGCGCCGGTGCTCGACAAACTGCAGCTCTTCGACGTGTACACCTCTGCGTGGTTCTCGGCGATCTATCTCCTGCTGTTCATCTCGCTGATCGGGTGCGTCATCCCGCGCACGATCCACCACGCCAAGGCCCTCGCGTCGCCGCCGCCGAAGACTCCCGCGCGACTCGAGCGCCTCGGTGCGTTCAGCGCATTCGAGATCGAACCGGATGCCACGGGCCCCACTCTCACGGCCGCCTCCGCCGTCGATTCCGGCCGCGCCGTGCTGCGCAAGGCGGGGTATCGCGTCAAGCTGTTCGACGGGCGCGGGCCAGACGGCCCCGAGTTCTCCGCCTCAGCAGAGCGCGGTTACCTGCGGGAGACCGGCAACCTGGTGTTCCACATCTCCCTCATCGGCATCCTCCTCGCCGTGGGAGTCGGTGGCGGTGTCGGCTATACCGGCCAGAAGGTGCTGGTGGTCGGGCAGGCCTTCGCCAACGTGCGCCTCACCTTCGACTCCTTCACCAAGGGACGCTTCTTCTCCGACAGCGACCTGCAGCCCTACCGACTGCGCCTCGACAAGTTCGCCGTGAAATACGAGGAGCAGAACGACAACGCCCTCGGCCAGCCGATCGACTACACCGCGGATGTCACGACCTTCGACTCCGCGGGCAAGCCCACGAAGGCCGTGGTCAAGGTCAACGACCCGCTGCGGCTCGGCGGCAACGACATCTACCTGCTCGGCAACGGGTACGCGCCCTGGATCACCGTGAAGAATCCGGCGGGCAAGGTCGTCTACTCCGAGCCCGTGCCGTTCCTCGCGCAGGATGCCAACCTCACCTCGCTCGGCATCATCAAGGTGCCAGACGGTCTCGCCTCGCAGCTCGGTATGCGCGCGTTCTTCTACCCGACGGCCGCCGAGAGCTCGGATGGCGTGCTCGGCTCGGTCTATCCCGACCTGCGCAACCCCGTGCTCTCGCTCGTCGTCTTCAAGGGCGACCTCGGCATCAACAAGGGCGTTCCGAAGTCGGTGTTCGTGCTCGACACCGACAAGATGACCCCGCTCGCCGGACCGGGCACCGCCGACGGCACCTCGGCACTACGACTGAAGCCGGGCGAGACCGCGAAGATCCCCGGGGGCCTCGGTTCCATCACCTTCGAGAACAAGGCGCCAGCCTCGGACAAGGCCGACCTGTCGAAGAGCGTTCAGCGCTTCGTCTCCTTCGACGTGCATCGCGACCCAACACAGGGCTGGGTGCTGTTCTTCGCCATCTGCGTGCTCGCCGGTCTGCTCACCTCGCTGTTCATCCCGCGTCGCCGCCTCTGGATCAAGGTGATCGAGCTGTCGGGTGGCCGAATGAGGATCGAATACGCCGGACTTGCCCGCGGCGAAGACCCGACCCTGGAGGCCGCGGTCACAGCCATCGCCCAGCGTCACTCCCAGCAACTCGGGCTTAGGCTGGATCCGTGA
- the ccsB gene encoding c-type cytochrome biogenesis protein CcsB codes for MTSAALASYSLTAVYSAMGVYLFAFIAFTLDLAKRSAESPLAVVASPVRVGQMSRVGGTAVLDRAPVATAPVRRPNRFERAAFALTILAWVLHVVGTVLRGVAAHRVPWANMFEFSLTASAIIVGVFIAVQAWQNLRFLGAYITGFSLIVLGFGTVGFYVNVVPLPPALQSYWLVIHVFVATLGTAFFAIGAGLSLVQLIQTRREAKQFSGLKFLDTMPDAEKLETLAYRVIVVGFVFWTFTLMAGAIWAEHAWGRYWGWDTKEVWTFIIWTIFAGYIHARATRGWRGSRSAYLAIVGFAAVMFNFTIVNLFFKGLHAYSGL; via the coding sequence GTGACCTCTGCTGCCCTCGCGTCGTACTCCCTCACCGCGGTCTACTCCGCGATGGGCGTCTACCTCTTCGCCTTCATCGCCTTCACTCTCGACCTGGCGAAGCGTTCCGCGGAGTCCCCGTTGGCCGTCGTCGCGTCACCGGTGCGTGTGGGCCAGATGTCGCGCGTGGGAGGCACCGCGGTTCTCGATCGGGCCCCGGTCGCCACGGCTCCCGTTCGTCGCCCCAACCGGTTCGAACGGGCCGCTTTTGCGCTGACCATCCTGGCGTGGGTGCTGCACGTCGTCGGCACCGTGTTGCGTGGCGTGGCTGCCCACCGGGTGCCCTGGGCCAACATGTTCGAGTTCAGCCTCACGGCATCCGCCATCATCGTCGGGGTGTTCATCGCCGTGCAGGCGTGGCAGAATCTGCGTTTCCTCGGGGCGTACATCACCGGGTTCTCGCTTATCGTCCTCGGCTTCGGCACCGTCGGTTTCTACGTGAATGTGGTGCCGCTCCCGCCGGCCCTGCAGTCGTACTGGCTCGTGATCCACGTCTTCGTCGCGACCCTCGGAACCGCGTTCTTCGCCATCGGCGCTGGGCTCTCGCTGGTGCAGCTGATCCAGACCCGGCGCGAGGCGAAGCAGTTCTCCGGCCTCAAGTTCCTCGACACGATGCCGGATGCCGAGAAGCTCGAGACCCTCGCCTACCGCGTCATCGTCGTCGGCTTCGTCTTCTGGACCTTCACCCTCATGGCCGGCGCGATCTGGGCCGAGCACGCGTGGGGCCGCTACTGGGGGTGGGATACGAAGGAGGTCTGGACCTTCATCATCTGGACCATCTTCGCCGGCTACATCCATGCCAGGGCGACCCGCGGCTGGCGCGGCAGCCGATCCGCGTACCTCGCGATCGTCGGATTCGCCGCGGTGATGTTCAACTTCACCATCGTGAACCTGTTCTTCAAGGGCCTGCACGCCTACAGCGGCCTGTAA
- a CDS encoding DUF952 domain-containing protein, whose protein sequence is MSLLHIAHVTDWSAAAVTGEYRVSTRGASLEQVGFIHASSSAQVAGVADFAYRDDPEGLVVLVIDDEVLREAGIAVRYQDGGNGTLFPHIFGALRPEFVTEVRPAGFVNGVFAWLREGRSVDCESLEGFEGTIAETDVAGAVAAERRLLDPAVRRDRAAVDSLLAPEFSEIGQSGRLWERTELLDAIVEFESSAGLLVTELEARVPAPDLVLLGYVSTVGESRVRRSSLWRHAADRWRVEFHQGTPLSRSV, encoded by the coding sequence ATGTCACTGCTGCACATCGCGCACGTCACCGACTGGAGCGCGGCCGCCGTCACGGGAGAGTACCGCGTGTCCACACGCGGGGCGTCGCTCGAGCAGGTCGGCTTCATCCACGCGTCCTCCTCCGCACAAGTCGCCGGGGTAGCGGATTTCGCCTACCGCGACGATCCGGAGGGGCTCGTCGTGTTGGTGATCGACGACGAGGTGCTTCGTGAGGCCGGCATCGCCGTGCGCTACCAGGACGGCGGCAACGGCACCCTCTTTCCCCACATCTTCGGGGCCCTCCGGCCCGAATTCGTGACCGAGGTGCGCCCGGCGGGCTTCGTGAACGGGGTGTTCGCCTGGTTGCGGGAGGGCCGCTCTGTGGACTGTGAGAGCCTTGAGGGTTTCGAGGGCACGATCGCCGAGACGGATGTCGCGGGGGCCGTCGCCGCGGAACGGCGGCTGCTCGATCCAGCGGTGCGTCGCGATCGCGCCGCCGTCGACAGCCTGCTCGCCCCGGAATTCAGCGAGATCGGACAGTCGGGGCGACTGTGGGAGCGAACGGAGCTCCTCGACGCGATCGTCGAGTTCGAGTCATCCGCGGGCCTGCTCGTGACCGAGCTGGAGGCGCGGGTTCCCGCACCGGACTTAGTGCTTCTCGGCTATGTATCGACCGTCGGCGAATCGCGTGTCCGCCGATCGTCGTTGTGGCGGCACGCGGCGGATCGCTGGCGTGTGGAATTCCACCAGGGCACCCCGCTCAGCAGGTCCGTCTAG
- a CDS encoding DUF2207 domain-containing protein — MRRLLLVTAVSAAIALGPIGAVSHGSAAPATASAAIGIASGVDDFAFDSFDGDYTLARDSAGRSTLTTVETLVARFPASDQNHGIRRELIDDFDGHPTDLRVTSVTDEQGRPRAYKTSSNDGVLSVTVADPGYVHGVQTYVISYTSHNVTRYFADTKADEFYWDTNGTGWKQPFAKVSAEVHLPTDLESRLSGRADAASGLEGANGPATITKTDDGFAASATDLEPGENLSFAIGFEPGTFTPRDDSFLSAPWPSLSLLGTLAALLVAARALFVRRTRLRDAPGRGIIVPEYLPPKGASLLLSSLITATTAKSTPAQILALAVAGNLRIVEVEASGFSRKPGYELEFSTAEGADADATEFLHAIFGDTLTIGEQRDLKKNDQKAVRRLAALMKRVTADATTNGYRRRRPAGLIGMLVLVSLLVSAAGVAFAIVSLASVHGNPVLSAVFAAVSLAACTTTVVLVSHAPLEAKGAELREYLAGLREYISLAEADRLRFLQSPTGAERTPVRSDDRRQMVALNERLLPYAVLFGIEKAWAAELGRFYEETGEQPSWYVGSGPFNAAVFAGSIGSVSSSASSAYSSGSGGSGGGAMSGGGGGGGGGGGV; from the coding sequence ATGAGGCGCCTCCTTCTCGTGACCGCGGTATCCGCAGCAATCGCGCTCGGGCCGATCGGGGCGGTGAGCCACGGGTCCGCAGCGCCCGCGACGGCCAGTGCTGCCATCGGCATCGCGTCGGGAGTCGACGATTTCGCGTTCGACAGTTTCGACGGCGACTACACGCTCGCTCGCGACTCTGCCGGCCGCTCCACCCTGACGACCGTCGAGACGCTGGTCGCCCGCTTCCCGGCGTCCGATCAGAACCACGGAATCCGCCGGGAGCTCATCGACGATTTCGACGGGCATCCCACCGACCTCAGGGTCACATCGGTGACGGATGAACAGGGCCGACCACGCGCGTACAAGACCTCCTCGAATGACGGCGTGCTCTCGGTGACCGTGGCGGACCCCGGTTACGTGCACGGGGTGCAGACCTACGTCATCAGCTACACCTCGCACAACGTGACCCGGTATTTCGCGGACACGAAGGCCGACGAGTTCTACTGGGACACCAACGGCACGGGCTGGAAGCAGCCCTTCGCGAAAGTCTCCGCCGAGGTGCATCTGCCGACGGACCTCGAATCGCGGCTGTCAGGGCGAGCGGATGCGGCATCCGGTCTCGAGGGAGCGAACGGCCCGGCGACCATCACGAAGACCGACGACGGATTCGCGGCCTCGGCGACCGACCTCGAGCCGGGGGAGAACCTCAGCTTTGCGATCGGCTTCGAGCCCGGCACGTTCACCCCGCGCGACGACTCGTTTCTGTCTGCGCCGTGGCCGAGCCTGTCACTTCTCGGCACACTCGCCGCACTCCTCGTGGCGGCCCGGGCCCTGTTCGTTCGTCGTACCCGGTTGAGGGATGCTCCCGGTCGCGGCATCATCGTGCCCGAATACCTGCCGCCGAAGGGCGCGAGCCTGCTCCTGTCATCACTGATCACGGCGACGACGGCGAAGTCCACACCGGCGCAGATTCTCGCCCTCGCCGTGGCGGGCAACCTGCGGATCGTCGAGGTCGAAGCATCCGGGTTCAGCCGTAAACCGGGCTACGAGTTGGAGTTCTCGACGGCAGAGGGAGCGGATGCCGACGCGACGGAATTCCTGCACGCCATCTTCGGGGACACTCTGACCATCGGCGAGCAGCGCGACCTCAAGAAGAACGACCAGAAGGCGGTCAGACGGCTCGCGGCCCTGATGAAGCGTGTCACAGCGGATGCCACGACCAACGGATACCGGCGGCGACGGCCGGCCGGCCTCATCGGGATGCTCGTGCTGGTGTCACTCCTCGTGTCGGCTGCGGGAGTCGCATTCGCCATCGTCTCCCTCGCCTCCGTGCACGGCAATCCGGTCTTGTCGGCTGTCTTCGCCGCCGTCTCGCTGGCCGCCTGCACAACGACCGTCGTGCTGGTCTCGCATGCGCCGCTGGAGGCCAAAGGCGCCGAGCTCCGGGAGTATCTGGCGGGCCTTCGGGAGTACATCTCGCTCGCGGAGGCCGACCGTCTCCGCTTTCTGCAGTCGCCGACCGGCGCCGAGCGCACCCCCGTCCGCAGCGACGATCGGCGCCAGATGGTCGCGTTGAACGAGAGGCTGCTGCCCTACGCGGTGCTCTTCGGAATCGAGAAGGCCTGGGCCGCCGAGCTCGGGAGGTTCTACGAGGAGACGGGCGAGCAACCGTCGTGGTACGTCGGGTCGGGCCCCTTCAACGCGGCGGTCTTCGCCGGCAGCATCGGCTCGGTGTCGTCGAGTGCGTCGTCTGCCTACAGCAGCGGCAGCGGCGGCTCCGGCGGCGGGGCCATGTCCGGAGGAGGTGGTGGCGGGGGAGGTGGCGGCGGCGTGTGA
- a CDS encoding MarR family winged helix-turn-helix transcriptional regulator, protein MAKHGKKSKSEPTGKSAPSPKKPAHKKAEAEAALTGVLDEALTYVLRHAAAALRGTMAEALRPLDLSAAQHSCLELLGRSPGMSSSDLARGAFVSRQSMNLVLRGLQDRGLVTRLDTAPQGRALPTTLTAEGRQRLNAANTVARSVEKQMLAAVPEKRRARFRADLAACAAVLTPAD, encoded by the coding sequence ATGGCGAAACACGGTAAGAAGTCGAAGTCCGAGCCGACAGGCAAGTCAGCCCCCTCCCCCAAGAAGCCGGCGCACAAGAAGGCCGAGGCGGAGGCGGCGCTGACCGGCGTGCTCGACGAGGCACTCACCTACGTGCTTCGGCATGCCGCAGCGGCCCTGCGCGGCACGATGGCCGAGGCCTTGCGCCCCCTCGATCTCTCTGCGGCGCAGCACTCCTGCCTCGAGTTGCTGGGGCGCAGCCCCGGCATGTCGAGCTCCGACCTCGCCCGGGGTGCTTTCGTGAGCCGCCAATCGATGAACCTCGTGCTCCGCGGCCTTCAGGACCGCGGCCTGGTCACCAGGCTCGACACCGCGCCGCAGGGCAGGGCACTGCCCACGACCCTCACCGCCGAGGGGCGCCAACGCCTCAATGCGGCGAACACCGTCGCTCGATCGGTGGAGAAGCAGATGCTCGCCGCCGTGCCCGAGAAGCGCCGCGCCCGTTTCCGTGCCGATCTCGCGGCGTGCGCCGCGGTGCTCACGCCGGCCGACTGA